The Candidatus Methylomirabilota bacterium genome includes a window with the following:
- a CDS encoding Hsp20/alpha crystallin family protein, which yields MAIERWRSFASPLSRWEPFRDLGDIQQEVNRLFDNFYGRPATVAAGERTWVPLCDMHETTDDLYVTLEVPGVKEKDVHVSITGDLLTVKGERKWDKELKEDGVHRLERVYGKFERTISLPVPVQADKVTASYRDGVLEIKLPKVEEVRPKEIKVDIR from the coding sequence ATGGCAATCGAGCGTTGGCGTTCCTTCGCGAGTCCGCTGAGCCGGTGGGAGCCGTTTCGCGATCTCGGGGATATCCAGCAGGAAGTGAACCGGCTGTTCGACAATTTCTACGGTCGTCCGGCTACGGTGGCGGCTGGTGAGCGGACCTGGGTTCCCCTGTGCGACATGCACGAAACGACAGACGACCTCTATGTGACCCTGGAAGTTCCTGGCGTGAAAGAAAAGGACGTCCACGTCTCCATCACGGGTGACCTGCTTACCGTGAAGGGCGAGCGGAAGTGGGACAAGGAGCTGAAGGAGGACGGCGTCCACCGCCTGGAGCGGGTCTACGGCAAGTTCGAGCGGACCATCTCGCTGCCGGTGCCCGTGCAGGCCGACAAGGTCACGGCGAGTTACCGGGACGGGGTGCTGGAGATCAAGCTGCCCAAGGTGGAAGAGGTCCGGCCCAAGGAGATCAAGGTCGACATTCGCTAG
- the dnaK gene encoding molecular chaperone DnaK, whose product MAKVIGIDLGTTNSVVAVVEGGNPTVIANQEGSRLTPSVVGFTKDEEILVGQVAKRQAITNPENTVFSIKRFMGRRYDEVLGEIKLVPFKVVKAANGDVRAEIRGKQYAPPEISAMILRKLKEAAEAYLGEKVSQAVITVPAYFNDSQRQATKDAGKIAGLEVLRIINEPTAAALAYGMDKKKDQTIVVYDLGGGTFDVSILEIGEGVFEVKATNGDTHLGGDDFDQRVIDWIAGEFKKEHGIDLQKDRMALQRLKEAAEKAKCELSTTVQTEVNLPFITADASGPKHLVLTLTRAKLEALVADLVDRTLGPCRQAMQDAGVTPKDIDEVILVGGQTRMPKVREVVKQLFGKEPHMGVNPDEVVAVGAAVQAAVLTGEVKDLLLLDVTPLSLGIETLGGVMTTLIQRNTTIPTKKSEIFTTAADNQTSVEVHVLQGERPMARDNRTLGKFHLVGIPPAPRGVPQVEVAFDIDANGILNVSAKDTATGRQQNITITASSGLTKEEVERMVRDAETNAAEDVKRKQEIEIRNQADSLVYSTERTLAEHGSKLEEADRKAIEEALGEAKEALKGEDSQRIKQAQENLTRVSHKLAEVMYRQAQSGTAGGGQPGGPTTEGEAAGGAKEGEVVDADFEDLGDKKS is encoded by the coding sequence ATGGCGAAGGTAATCGGTATCGACCTCGGGACGACGAACTCCGTGGTGGCGGTCGTCGAAGGCGGCAACCCGACGGTGATCGCGAATCAGGAGGGCAGTCGCCTGACGCCGTCCGTCGTCGGTTTCACCAAGGATGAAGAGATCCTCGTCGGACAGGTCGCCAAGCGGCAAGCGATCACGAACCCCGAGAATACCGTCTTCTCGATCAAACGGTTCATGGGGCGCCGCTACGACGAGGTCCTGGGAGAGATCAAGCTCGTCCCGTTCAAGGTCGTCAAAGCAGCGAACGGCGATGTCCGCGCGGAGATTCGGGGCAAGCAGTACGCGCCTCCGGAGATCTCGGCCATGATCCTGCGCAAGCTGAAGGAAGCCGCCGAAGCGTACCTGGGTGAGAAGGTCAGCCAGGCGGTGATCACGGTGCCGGCCTACTTCAACGATAGCCAGCGCCAGGCCACCAAGGACGCGGGCAAGATTGCCGGCCTGGAGGTTCTCCGCATCATCAACGAGCCGACCGCCGCGGCCCTCGCCTACGGCATGGACAAGAAGAAGGATCAGACGATCGTGGTGTACGACCTGGGCGGTGGCACCTTCGACGTATCCATCCTGGAGATCGGCGAGGGCGTCTTCGAGGTGAAGGCCACCAACGGGGATACCCATCTCGGGGGCGACGATTTCGACCAGCGCGTCATCGACTGGATCGCCGGTGAGTTCAAGAAGGAGCACGGGATCGATCTGCAGAAGGACCGCATGGCCTTGCAGCGCCTCAAGGAGGCTGCCGAGAAGGCCAAGTGCGAGCTCTCGACGACCGTGCAGACGGAAGTCAACCTTCCCTTCATCACCGCGGACGCCAGTGGGCCGAAGCACCTCGTCCTGACGCTGACGCGCGCCAAGCTCGAGGCGCTGGTGGCCGATCTGGTCGACCGGACTCTGGGGCCCTGCCGTCAGGCGATGCAGGACGCTGGAGTGACGCCGAAGGACATCGACGAGGTGATCCTGGTCGGTGGGCAGACGCGCATGCCGAAAGTGCGGGAGGTCGTCAAGCAGTTGTTCGGCAAAGAACCCCACATGGGCGTCAACCCCGACGAGGTGGTGGCGGTCGGAGCGGCGGTCCAGGCGGCGGTCCTCACCGGCGAGGTGAAGGATCTGCTGCTGCTGGATGTCACGCCACTGTCTCTCGGCATCGAGACCCTCGGGGGCGTCATGACCACGCTCATCCAGCGCAACACGACGATCCCCACCAAGAAGAGCGAGATCTTCACGACCGCGGCCGACAACCAGACCTCGGTGGAGGTCCACGTCCTTCAAGGCGAGCGGCCGATGGCCCGGGATAACCGGACGCTTGGCAAGTTCCACCTGGTCGGGATCCCCCCGGCGCCGAGGGGGGTTCCGCAGGTCGAAGTCGCGTTCGACATCGACGCCAACGGCATCCTCAACGTCTCGGCCAAAGATACCGCCACCGGCCGGCAGCAGAACATCACGATCACCGCCTCCTCGGGGCTGACCAAGGAGGAGGTCGAACGCATGGTGAGAGACGCCGAGACGAATGCCGCCGAGGACGTCAAGCGCAAGCAGGAGATCGAGATCCGCAACCAGGCCGATTCGCTGGTGTACTCCACGGAGCGTACGCTCGCCGAGCACGGGTCCAAGCTGGAGGAGGCCGACCGCAAAGCGATCGAGGAAGCGCTGGGGGAGGCCAAGGAGGCCCTCAAGGGTGAGGACAGCCAGCGCATCAAACAGGCGCAGGAGAATCTCACGCGAGTCTCACACAAGCTGGCCGAGGTGATGTACCGGCAGGCGCAGAGCGGGACCGCCGGTGGGGGTCAGCCGGGGGGACCGACCACCGAGGGCGAGGCCGCCGGCGGCGCCA